A single Dictyoglomus sp. DNA region contains:
- a CDS encoding WecB/TagA/CpsF family glycosyltransferase yields MKTVKILGIPFTFFEDIKDFENKVISFLKEEKVHSIFTPNAEMISISERDDIFKDMLINSDLNIPDGIGIILLAKKFGYKNLRKLAGIDAMKYILHLSIRENIPVYFLGAKKEVLEELIDRIKKDYKGISIAGYHHGYFLKDSQEKIIEDINKSGAKILFVALGAPKQEIWISKNKNKLKVRIAMGVGGSFDVLSGKKRRAPKIFIDLGLEWLYRILQDPIRLIRRAPNLFYFLYLYIIRS; encoded by the coding sequence ATGAAAACAGTAAAAATTTTAGGAATTCCATTTACTTTTTTTGAAGATATAAAAGATTTTGAGAACAAAGTTATATCTTTTTTGAAAGAAGAAAAAGTACATTCTATTTTCACCCCAAATGCAGAAATGATTTCAATCTCAGAGAGAGATGATATATTTAAAGATATGTTAATAAATTCTGATTTAAATATTCCTGATGGTATAGGAATAATTCTTCTTGCTAAGAAATTTGGATATAAAAATTTAAGAAAACTTGCAGGAATTGATGCTATGAAATATATTCTTCATTTATCTATTAGAGAAAATATTCCTGTCTATTTTTTGGGTGCAAAGAAAGAAGTTTTAGAAGAATTGATAGATAGAATAAAAAAGGACTATAAAGGAATATCTATAGCGGGGTATCATCATGGATATTTTCTAAAAGATTCTCAAGAAAAGATTATAGAAGATATAAATAAATCTGGAGCTAAAATATTGTTTGTTGCATTAGGAGCTCCAAAACAAGAAATATGGATAAGCAAAAATAAGAATAAATTAAAAGTAAGAATAGCAATGGGAGTAGGGGGAAGTTTTGATGTTCTATCAGGAAAAAAAAGAAGAGCTCCTAAGATTTTTATAGATCTTGGTTTAGAGTGGTTATATAGGATTCTTCAAGATCCAATAAGATTGATAAGAAGGGCTCCTAATCTTTTTTATTTTTTGTATTTGTATATTATTAGGAGTTGA
- a CDS encoding YitT family protein: MFKKAIDYLGIFVGVLLVAISIVVFLAPNKLVGGGVSGIAIILFHTLKFPIGVVMIILNIPIFISGVKILGLHFGIKTFIGTLLLSILIDIFQFFPLPSITNNFLATVYGGLIGGFGLGIVFKYGGSTGGTDILAQILSHYSGLNLGQALLLIDGIIVLIAGFIFNFELALYALLVILIQGYAIDLVQQGLSYTKAALVFSDKPRELGEKILYDLGRGVTILYGMGLYTGQEKEILYCVVSQSEVGKLKEIIHKNDPKAFVVISPAHEVLGEGFKSFKK; this comes from the coding sequence ATGTTTAAAAAGGCCATAGATTATCTAGGAATTTTTGTTGGAGTTCTCTTGGTTGCTATAAGTATTGTTGTTTTTTTAGCACCTAATAAGCTAGTGGGTGGAGGAGTTAGTGGTATTGCCATTATTCTTTTTCATACTCTTAAATTTCCTATTGGAGTTGTCATGATAATTTTGAATATACCGATATTTATTTCAGGAGTTAAAATATTAGGATTACATTTTGGAATAAAGACTTTTATAGGAACTTTGTTACTTTCTATCCTAATAGATATTTTTCAATTTTTTCCTCTTCCTTCTATAACTAATAACTTTTTAGCTACAGTCTACGGAGGTCTTATTGGAGGATTTGGTCTTGGAATTGTCTTTAAATATGGAGGATCAACAGGAGGAACAGACATTCTTGCTCAAATTCTTTCTCATTATTCTGGTTTAAATTTAGGTCAAGCTCTTTTATTAATTGATGGAATAATTGTTTTAATTGCAGGATTTATCTTTAATTTTGAATTAGCTCTGTATGCACTTTTAGTAATCCTTATTCAAGGATATGCAATTGATCTTGTACAACAAGGTCTTTCTTATACAAAAGCAGCTTTGGTATTTTCTGATAAACCAAGGGAACTTGGAGAAAAAATATTATATGATTTAGGAAGAGGAGTTACAATTCTCTATGGAATGGGACTTTACACGGGACAAGAAAAGGAGATATTATATTGCGTTGTTAGTCAATCGGAAGTTGGAAAACTAAAAGAAATAATTCATAAGAATGATCCTAAAGCCTTTGTTGTAATTTCACCAGCTCATGAAGTTTTAGGGGAGGGATTCAAATCTTTCAAAAAATGA
- a CDS encoding Maf family protein — protein sequence MKKIVLASNSPRREFLLKLIGLDFIIYPSNIEEDEGEDKKSPKEVVLRNALEKAKAVSQVFNSAIIISADTIVVLDGKILGKPKDKESAINMLKKLRGKTHQVFTGVVVWETPENRYFTRVVKSLVKMRNYSMEEIINYVETGEPMDKAGAYGIQGKGALLIEKIEGDYYNIVGLPLAPLYLLLKKVGVRIF from the coding sequence ATGAAAAAGATCGTTCTTGCATCTAATTCTCCAAGAAGAGAATTTCTCTTGAAACTGATAGGTTTAGATTTTATTATTTATCCTAGTAATATTGAAGAAGATGAAGGAGAAGATAAAAAATCCCCAAAAGAGGTTGTTTTAAGAAATGCATTAGAAAAAGCAAAGGCTGTTTCCCAAGTTTTTAATTCTGCTATTATTATAAGTGCTGATACTATTGTTGTTTTAGATGGCAAAATATTAGGAAAACCTAAAGATAAAGAATCTGCTATTAATATGCTGAAAAAATTAAGAGGAAAAACTCATCAGGTTTTTACAGGAGTAGTTGTTTGGGAGACACCAGAAAATAGGTACTTTACAAGAGTTGTAAAAAGTTTAGTAAAAATGAGAAATTATTCCATGGAAGAAATTATAAATTATGTAGAAACAGGAGAACCTATGGATAAAGCTGGAGCTTATGGTATTCAAGGGAAGGGAGCACTTTTAATTGAAAAAATAGAAGGTGATTACTATAATATAGTTGGATTACCATTAGCCCCTTTATATTTACTTTTGAAAAAAGTAGGGGTTAGGATTTTTTAA
- a CDS encoding rod shape-determining protein, with protein MAFNFLANIFSKDLGIDLGTANTVVYVRGKGIVIFEPSMVAIRRQDKKVIAVGDEAKKMLGRTPEEIITLRPLKDGVIADFESAEKMLRYFIEKAHNRRDFFVSPRIVIGIPSGTTSVERRAVIDTAYQAGARDVLLVTEPMAAAIGANIPIWEPSGNIIVDIGGGTTEIAVISLGGIVVSSSIKIAGDEMDEAIIHFIRKKYSLYIGERTAEEIKIKLGNVYFGNENKEYMEVKGRDLITGVPRTIELSSTEVRDALREIVNIIVNTIRDTLEKTPPELAADIMDKGIVLTGGGALLKGLDEYISEELGVYTFVAEEPLYCVVKGTGKIIEEYEKYKQVLPNLSSY; from the coding sequence ATGGCTTTTAATTTTTTAGCAAATATATTCTCAAAGGATTTAGGAATTGATTTGGGAACTGCAAATACAGTAGTTTATGTTCGAGGAAAGGGAATAGTAATATTTGAACCTTCAATGGTTGCTATTAGAAGACAAGATAAGAAAGTTATTGCCGTTGGAGATGAAGCTAAAAAGATGCTGGGGAGAACGCCAGAAGAAATTATTACTTTAAGACCTTTAAAAGATGGAGTTATTGCAGATTTTGAGTCTGCTGAAAAAATGTTAAGATATTTTATTGAAAAAGCCCATAATAGAAGAGACTTTTTTGTTAGTCCTCGTATTGTTATAGGTATTCCGTCGGGAACTACTTCTGTAGAAAGAAGAGCAGTAATAGATACTGCGTATCAAGCAGGAGCAAGAGATGTTCTTTTAGTTACAGAACCTATGGCTGCAGCAATTGGAGCGAATATTCCTATATGGGAACCATCGGGCAATATTATTGTAGATATTGGTGGTGGAACTACAGAAATTGCAGTTATTTCGCTTGGAGGAATTGTGGTAAGTAGTTCTATAAAAATAGCGGGGGATGAGATGGATGAAGCTATTATACATTTTATAAGGAAAAAATATAGTCTTTATATTGGAGAGAGAACTGCAGAAGAGATAAAAATAAAATTAGGAAATGTTTATTTTGGGAACGAAAATAAAGAATATATGGAAGTAAAAGGTAGAGACCTTATAACTGGTGTTCCAAGAACTATAGAGCTTTCATCTACAGAAGTAAGAGATGCTCTAAGAGAAATTGTAAATATAATTGTCAATACTATAAGAGATACATTAGAAAAGACCCCACCTGAACTTGCAGCAGATATAATGGACAAGGGAATAGTTTTAACGGGGGGAGGAGCTCTTCTTAAAGGATTAGATGAATACATTTCTGAAGAACTGGGTGTTTATACTTTTGTAGCTGAAGAACCTTTGTATTGTGTGGTTAAAGGAACAGGAAAAATTATTGAAGAATACGAAAAATATAAACAGGTTCTTCCAAATTTGAGTAGCTATTAA
- a CDS encoding rod shape-determining protein MreC, with protein sequence MNKKKLKWRILALISLIFLISWGEGFLEDGISYIQGYFSNLLISIREFRKNLYDFVTIYKNLQKEKEYWQKEAEGLYKENVILKLSLEKIKRLQEFSWIKNFKIENYELIPAIIIGRDFLSWNLNFRINKGKRDGLKENMPIIYKDQLIGIIEHVGENYSEIKSIFDPSFSVGVVIPETKDQGVIKGALDYMEISYLFSDSGIERGFNVITSGIEGYVPYGLKVGYITEVDKNSSHFLPKIKVLPFYDLSKLEGVVVCKKL encoded by the coding sequence ATGAATAAAAAAAAATTAAAGTGGCGAATTTTAGCATTAATATCTTTAATATTTCTGATCTCTTGGGGGGAAGGATTTTTAGAAGATGGGATATCTTATATACAAGGATATTTTTCAAACTTATTAATAAGTATAAGAGAGTTTAGAAAAAATTTATATGATTTTGTTACAATATATAAAAACTTGCAAAAAGAAAAAGAATATTGGCAAAAAGAAGCTGAAGGTTTATATAAAGAAAATGTTATCCTAAAACTTTCTCTAGAAAAAATAAAGAGACTTCAAGAGTTTTCATGGATAAAAAATTTTAAGATAGAAAATTATGAGTTAATTCCTGCTATTATAATCGGAAGAGACTTCTTGAGTTGGAACCTAAATTTTAGAATTAATAAAGGAAAACGGGATGGATTAAAGGAAAACATGCCAATAATTTATAAAGACCAGTTAATTGGGATAATTGAACACGTTGGTGAGAATTATTCTGAAATAAAGTCTATTTTTGATCCATCCTTTTCTGTAGGTGTAGTTATACCTGAAACAAAGGATCAAGGAGTTATAAAAGGTGCATTAGATTATATGGAAATATCATATTTATTTTCTGACAGTGGAATAGAGCGTGGATTCAATGTAATTACTTCAGGCATAGAGGGGTATGTTCCTTATGGTTTAAAGGTAGGATATATTACTGAAGTTGATAAAAATTCAAGTCACTTTTTGCCTAAAATAAAAGTTTTGCCTTTCTATGACCTCTCCAAATTAGAGGGGGTAGTAGTTTGCAAAAAGCTTTAG
- the mrdA gene encoding penicillin-binding protein 2: MKKSKSFLYIIHVLLFILAFRLFHVQIIKGDFYDDLSKRNYLKFIIIPFPRGLITDRNGNILASNKVKYSLYLVPPYEFDENKTKNLAKILNLSFEELEKNLKKINSYNPAVLLKKNLDNKEISLLESNRKKLPSFIINMELERTYPFGSMASHILGHVGEIGKEEFLNGEDFDYSLGDMIGKSGLEKIYERYLRGRKGYRSIELFSNKRKYNLLPSKDPEPGNTLVLTIDKDLQELAEKVLGDDVGVIIISDPWSGEILALVSHPDFDPNKFVIGFSKKEWEELINNPKDPFNNRAISSLYPPGSIFKLIVALSVLENNKISLREKFYCSGGISLGKNFFGCWKSEGHGSIDFLEGIAQSCNVVFYNLGLRVGPDEISKMAKKFGLDEKTGIDLPGELKGLIPSPAWKQNKLKEPWYPGDTLNMSIGQGYILTTPIEIHFMMSIIATEGLGYKPHLVKKIINSQGEVVKVFEPEILRKVSLKPESWKILKEGMKLVVDKGTGRSAKGEIWSVGGKTGTAQNPHGDSHAWFGAFFPLESPRYVISIFVEHGKSGGGKCAPKAGEIIRYLEKKEVERVGKDSH; the protein is encoded by the coding sequence ATGAAGAAGTCTAAGAGTTTCTTATATATAATTCATGTTCTATTATTTATTTTAGCTTTTAGGCTTTTTCATGTTCAAATAATAAAGGGAGATTTTTATGATGATCTTTCTAAAAGAAATTATCTCAAATTTATAATTATACCTTTTCCTCGAGGATTGATCACAGATAGAAATGGAAATATTCTTGCATCAAATAAAGTAAAATACTCATTATATCTTGTTCCTCCATACGAATTTGATGAAAACAAAACTAAAAATCTTGCAAAAATTCTTAACCTATCTTTTGAAGAATTAGAGAAAAATCTAAAAAAAATTAATTCTTATAACCCTGCAGTACTTTTGAAGAAAAATCTTGATAATAAAGAGATTTCTTTACTAGAGAGTAATAGGAAGAAGTTACCATCGTTTATTATTAATATGGAACTTGAAAGAACTTATCCTTTTGGAAGTATGGCTTCTCATATTTTGGGGCATGTAGGAGAAATAGGAAAAGAAGAATTTTTAAATGGAGAAGATTTTGATTATTCTCTTGGAGATATGATTGGAAAATCTGGATTAGAAAAAATATATGAAAGATACTTGAGAGGTAGAAAAGGTTATAGAAGTATAGAGCTTTTTTCGAATAAAAGGAAATACAATCTTCTTCCAAGTAAAGATCCTGAGCCGGGAAATACATTAGTTCTTACTATTGATAAAGATTTACAGGAGCTTGCTGAGAAAGTATTAGGTGACGATGTAGGAGTAATAATAATTTCAGATCCATGGAGTGGAGAAATTCTTGCCTTAGTTAGCCATCCTGATTTTGATCCTAATAAGTTTGTTATTGGATTTTCTAAAAAGGAATGGGAAGAACTTATAAACAATCCAAAAGATCCTTTTAACAACAGAGCAATATCGAGTCTTTATCCTCCAGGCTCCATATTTAAATTAATTGTTGCTCTGTCTGTTTTAGAGAATAATAAGATTTCCTTAAGAGAAAAATTTTATTGTTCGGGAGGTATAAGCTTAGGAAAGAACTTTTTTGGCTGTTGGAAAAGTGAAGGACACGGATCTATTGATTTTCTCGAAGGAATAGCCCAATCTTGTAATGTGGTTTTCTATAATTTAGGCCTAAGAGTTGGACCTGATGAAATATCAAAAATGGCTAAAAAATTTGGATTAGACGAAAAGACAGGTATAGATCTACCAGGAGAACTAAAAGGATTGATTCCTTCTCCAGCATGGAAACAAAATAAGTTAAAAGAACCTTGGTATCCGGGCGATACTTTGAACATGTCCATAGGACAAGGATATATTTTAACTACTCCCATAGAAATACACTTTATGATGAGTATTATTGCTACGGAAGGTTTAGGATATAAACCTCATTTAGTTAAAAAGATCATAAATTCTCAAGGAGAAGTTGTTAAAGTTTTTGAACCTGAGATTTTAAGAAAAGTTTCTCTAAAACCTGAAAGCTGGAAAATTCTTAAAGAAGGAATGAAATTAGTAGTAGATAAAGGCACAGGAAGGTCTGCAAAAGGGGAAATTTGGAGTGTAGGTGGAAAAACAGGAACAGCTCAAAATCCTCATGGAGATAGTCATGCATGGTTTGGAGCATTTTTTCCTTTGGAAAGTCCGAGATATGTAATATCAATTTTTGTAGAACATGGGAAAAGTGGTGGAGGAAAATGTGCTCCAAAGGCAGGTGAAATTATAAGATACTTAGAGAAGAAAGAGGTTGAGAGGGTTGGAAAAGATAGTCATTAA
- a CDS encoding septum site-determining protein MinC: MEKIVIKGDIKEGLKIIVDPNLTWEEIKELIWEELSRKESFLRGASISLDLRNKKIDEEEWINFQQKIFKEFGIMLYKEIFATKLEDKNIAQIILGPIRSGQRIYSKNSLLIIGDINPGAEIISEKSIFVLGKIKGFVYAGMERNRKALIFGLYLSPVHMQIADIVWEGEKILDSSFGYWVYIEDEKLKISINIL; encoded by the coding sequence TTGGAAAAGATAGTCATTAAGGGAGATATAAAAGAGGGATTGAAAATTATTGTGGATCCTAATCTTACTTGGGAAGAAATTAAAGAGCTCATATGGGAAGAATTAAGCAGAAAGGAAAGTTTTTTGAGAGGAGCTTCTATAAGTTTAGATTTAAGAAATAAAAAAATAGATGAAGAAGAATGGATTAATTTTCAACAGAAAATTTTTAAAGAATTTGGTATAATGTTATATAAAGAAATTTTTGCAACAAAATTAGAAGATAAAAATATAGCTCAAATCATCTTAGGACCTATAAGAAGTGGACAAAGAATCTATTCTAAAAATAGTCTGTTAATTATAGGAGATATTAATCCAGGTGCAGAAATTATTAGTGAGAAGAGTATTTTTGTATTAGGAAAAATTAAAGGTTTTGTTTATGCAGGGATGGAAAGAAATAGAAAAGCTTTAATTTTTGGATTATATTTAAGTCCAGTTCATATGCAAATTGCAGACATTGTATGGGAAGGGGAGAAAATTTTAGATTCTTCTTTTGGATATTGGGTGTATATAGAAGATGAGAAGTTGAAGATAAGTATAAATATTCTTTAG
- the minD gene encoding septum site-determining protein MinD has product MGKAFVITSGKGGVGKTTAVANIGTGLAMRGYNVALVDTDIGLRNLDLLLGLENRIVYTIVDVAEKKCQIRQALIKDKRLSNLFLLPAAQTREKDAINRNQMIEIIEELRTSFDYILIDCPAGIEQGFRNAIAGADFAIVITTPEVAAVRDADRVIGLLEANGFKDPVLIINRVRPDMVKRGDMLGIEDVLEVLAIKLLGIIPEDEEIIVSVNKGEPIIFNNNKSKAGIAFNLIVDSLLGEKVDWNNLFVESTLWDRLRKFFNI; this is encoded by the coding sequence ATGGGAAAAGCTTTTGTAATAACATCTGGTAAGGGAGGGGTGGGAAAAACTACAGCGGTAGCAAACATAGGAACAGGTTTAGCTATGAGAGGATATAATGTAGCATTAGTAGACACAGATATTGGATTAAGAAATTTAGATCTTCTACTAGGATTGGAAAATAGAATAGTTTACACTATTGTGGATGTTGCTGAAAAGAAGTGTCAAATTAGACAAGCATTGATTAAAGATAAAAGATTATCAAATCTTTTTCTTCTTCCAGCTGCTCAAACTCGAGAAAAAGATGCTATAAATAGAAATCAAATGATAGAAATAATTGAAGAATTAAGAACATCTTTTGATTATATTCTTATTGATTGTCCTGCTGGAATTGAGCAAGGTTTTAGGAATGCTATTGCTGGGGCAGATTTTGCAATAGTTATAACAACCCCAGAAGTTGCAGCAGTAAGGGATGCAGACAGGGTAATTGGTCTTCTAGAAGCTAACGGATTTAAAGATCCAGTACTTATTATAAACAGAGTTCGACCTGATATGGTAAAAAGAGGAGATATGTTGGGAATAGAAGATGTTTTGGAAGTTCTTGCAATTAAACTTTTAGGAATTATTCCTGAAGATGAGGAGATAATTGTAAGTGTTAATAAGGGAGAACCAATTATTTTTAATAATAATAAAAGCAAAGCAGGAATTGCATTTAATTTAATAGTAGACAGTCTCTTAGGAGAAAAAGTAGATTGGAATAATCTATTTGTAGAGTCCACTCTTTGGGATAGATTAAGGAAATTTTTCAATATTTAG
- the minE gene encoding cell division topological specificity factor MinE — protein sequence MPIFDFGGKQKSPRDIAKERLQVMLVYDRIHIDPGLVDALKEDLIKTISRYSKFDVDNLAIDLSNRDNQIILRIDIPIKG from the coding sequence ATGCCTATTTTTGATTTTGGAGGAAAACAAAAATCTCCAAGAGATATAGCAAAAGAAAGACTTCAAGTTATGTTAGTATATGACAGAATACATATAGATCCAGGATTAGTAGATGCATTAAAAGAAGATTTAATTAAGACAATTTCTAGGTATTCTAAATTTGATGTGGATAATCTAGCTATAGATCTTTCCAATAGAGATAATCAGATAATATTAAGAATAGATATACCCATTAAAGGCTAA
- the aroE gene encoding shikimate dehydrogenase codes for MISQETKILGLIGYPLKHSISFILHNFAFKQLNIPAIYLNIPIPYEKFHKALEGLKHLPLYGLNVTIPYKELVITYLDEISILAQKIKAVNTITVKDGKWFGDNTDVPGFIKTLEDLNLPRDISYLVLGAGGAGRAIAFSLIEYGVQKIYITNRTKEKGENLIKDLKYYYPYIKSEYISWEEKEYFSEYPFVLINTTSVGLDGKTLSFKINKTFKERIYLVYDIIYNPYKTPLILQAEELKIPWKNGLDMLIYQAIYAWKNWFGFMPPFEFLKNEGEKYLCAF; via the coding sequence ATGATTTCACAAGAGACGAAGATTTTAGGTTTAATAGGCTATCCTTTAAAACATTCCATATCCTTTATTTTGCATAATTTTGCTTTTAAACAATTAAATATTCCTGCGATCTATTTAAATATTCCTATTCCCTATGAAAAATTTCATAAGGCTTTAGAGGGGTTAAAACATCTTCCTCTTTATGGGTTAAATGTTACTATTCCCTATAAGGAATTAGTGATTACTTATTTAGATGAAATATCTATTTTGGCTCAAAAAATCAAAGCTGTAAATACAATAACAGTTAAAGATGGAAAATGGTTTGGAGATAATACAGACGTCCCGGGATTTATTAAAACCTTAGAAGATTTAAACCTTCCAAGGGATATTTCTTATTTAGTATTAGGAGCAGGAGGCGCAGGAAGAGCTATAGCTTTTTCCTTAATAGAGTATGGTGTTCAGAAAATTTATATCACTAATCGAACAAAAGAAAAAGGAGAAAATTTAATAAAAGATCTAAAATATTATTATCCTTATATAAAATCTGAGTATATTTCCTGGGAAGAGAAAGAATATTTCTCAGAATATCCCTTTGTACTTATAAATACAACATCTGTAGGATTAGACGGAAAAACTTTATCCTTTAAAATAAATAAAACTTTTAAGGAAAGAATATATTTAGTTTACGATATAATTTATAATCCATATAAAACTCCATTAATATTACAGGCTGAAGAACTAAAAATTCCATGGAAAAATGGGCTAGATATGCTTATTTATCAAGCCATCTATGCTTGGAAAAACTGGTTTGGTTTTATGCCTCCTTTTGAATTTCTTAAAAACGAGGGAGAGAAATATCTATGCGCTTTTTAA
- the aroC gene encoding chorismate synthase, which yields MRFLTAGESHGPCLTAIIEGFPAGVKVSIDEINKELEKRQRVYGRGERMKIEKDEVEILSGVRGGYTLGSPITLRIKNRDWENWKEIMNILEEPHINPITIPRPGHADLPGVLKYHFDDIRNVLERASARETAIRVAVGAFAKIFLKEFNIELLSYTESIGEIEDKFDNLSWDELKERVENSDLRWINFESENKVKNLIDKAKEEGDTLGGTFIVLIRNVPPGLGSYVHWDKRLDGLLAQAILSIPSVKGVEIGEAFLISKKRGSEVLDSFVEERGIIKRKTNYMGGIEGGVSNGENIKIRGAVKPIPTLRKPLLSFDLKEHKLKESFYERSDVCVVPAVCIIGEAMVSWVIASEFLKKFSGDHLSEIKRSYEEYRKYLYKRIWKKLE from the coding sequence ATGCGCTTTTTAACTGCAGGAGAATCTCATGGTCCATGCCTTACTGCAATAATTGAAGGATTTCCAGCAGGAGTAAAAGTTTCTATTGATGAGATAAATAAAGAATTAGAAAAAAGACAAAGAGTCTATGGGAGAGGAGAAAGGATGAAAATTGAAAAGGACGAAGTAGAGATCCTTTCAGGAGTAAGAGGAGGCTATACTCTTGGTTCACCAATAACTTTAAGAATAAAAAATAGAGACTGGGAGAACTGGAAAGAAATTATGAATATTTTAGAAGAACCCCATATTAATCCTATAACTATACCTCGGCCTGGACATGCGGATCTTCCAGGAGTTTTAAAATATCATTTTGATGATATTAGAAATGTTTTAGAAAGAGCAAGTGCAAGAGAAACTGCAATTAGGGTTGCTGTTGGTGCTTTTGCAAAAATCTTTTTAAAAGAATTTAATATTGAATTATTAAGTTATACCGAATCTATCGGGGAAATCGAAGATAAATTTGATAATCTCTCTTGGGACGAATTAAAGGAAAGAGTCGAAAATTCTGATTTGAGATGGATAAATTTCGAGTCAGAAAATAAGGTTAAGAACTTGATTGATAAAGCAAAAGAAGAGGGAGATACTTTAGGAGGAACTTTTATTGTTTTAATCAGAAATGTACCTCCAGGACTTGGAAGTTATGTTCATTGGGATAAAAGATTAGATGGTTTGTTAGCTCAAGCTATTCTAAGTATTCCATCGGTAAAAGGGGTGGAAATTGGGGAAGCTTTTTTGATTTCAAAAAAAAGAGGATCTGAAGTTTTAGATTCTTTTGTAGAAGAAAGAGGAATAATTAAAAGAAAAACAAATTACATGGGAGGAATAGAGGGAGGAGTTTCCAATGGAGAAAATATAAAAATAAGAGGAGCTGTGAAGCCTATTCCTACTTTAAGAAAACCGTTGTTATCCTTTGATCTTAAGGAGCATAAATTAAAAGAAAGTTTTTATGAAAGAAGTGATGTATGCGTGGTGCCTGCAGTATGTATTATAGGAGAAGCAATGGTCTCTTGGGTAATTGCCTCTGAATTTTTAAAGAAATTTTCAGGAGACCATCTTTCTGAGATAAAAAGAAGTTATGAAGAATATAGAAAATATCTTTATAAAAGAATATGGAAGAAATTAGAGTAA
- the aroB gene encoding 3-dehydroquinate synthase has translation MEEIRVNIPQNEYSIFIGENYLSSLPACFFSCSSLFIITHPFLAWQFGEEIKKSLEKNNIKPNFIFVPPGEKSKSFKEFIRIQRILAQSNADRKCIIVALGGGVIGDLAGFVSATYLRGVDYVQIPTTLLSQVDSSIGGKVGINIPEGKNLVGAFYHPKVVFIDVKTLDTLPEREFKSGLAEVIKYGVILNEDLFEFLNKNYEKILKRDEKSLLYIIKESILCKKYVVEKDEKEKNLRMILNFGHTIGHALEAKGRFNKFLHGEAVAIGMLLETKISYLLNYCSKDTYIKIKEILLKFGFNLDFSYKFSSLLPYIMRDKKALSSKIRFILPLKIGEVFICEEVSLDIVKKVINKEE, from the coding sequence ATGGAAGAAATTAGAGTAAATATTCCTCAGAATGAATATTCTATATTTATAGGTGAAAACTATCTTTCTTCTCTTCCAGCTTGCTTTTTTTCTTGTTCTTCTCTGTTTATAATTACCCATCCTTTCTTAGCTTGGCAATTTGGCGAAGAAATTAAAAAGAGTTTAGAAAAGAATAATATAAAACCTAATTTTATATTTGTTCCTCCTGGAGAAAAAAGTAAATCCTTTAAGGAATTTATTAGGATTCAAAGAATTCTCGCTCAATCTAATGCAGATAGAAAATGTATTATTGTAGCGTTAGGAGGAGGAGTTATTGGTGACTTAGCTGGATTTGTCTCTGCTACTTATTTGAGAGGTGTAGATTATGTACAGATACCTACCACTTTACTTTCACAGGTTGATAGTTCCATTGGAGGTAAAGTAGGAATAAATATCCCTGAAGGGAAAAATCTTGTTGGAGCTTTTTATCATCCTAAAGTAGTCTTTATTGATGTAAAAACTCTCGATACTCTCCCAGAAAGAGAATTTAAAAGTGGTTTAGCGGAAGTTATTAAATATGGGGTTATTTTAAATGAAGATTTATTTGAATTTTTAAATAAAAATTATGAGAAAATTCTAAAAAGAGATGAAAAATCTCTTTTATATATCATAAAAGAAAGTATATTATGTAAAAAATACGTAGTCGAAAAAGATGAAAAGGAGAAGAATTTGAGAATGATATTAAATTTTGGACATACAATAGGACATGCTCTTGAAGCAAAAGGAAGATTTAATAAATTTCTACATGGAGAGGCTGTAGCTATAGGAATGCTATTAGAAACAAAAATATCTTATCTTCTTAACTATTGTTCAAAGGATACTTATATAAAAATAAAGGAAATCTTATTGAAATTTGGTTTTAATTTAGACTTTTCTTATAAATTTTCTTCTTTACTTCCTTATATTATGAGGGATAAAAAAGCTTTATCCAGTAAGATTAGATTTATTCTCCCTTTAAAAATTGGTGAGGTTTTTATATGTGAGGAAGTATCTTTAGATATTGTTAAAAAAGTTATTAATAAGGAGGAGTAA